A portion of the Ricinus communis isolate WT05 ecotype wild-type chromosome 10, ASM1957865v1, whole genome shotgun sequence genome contains these proteins:
- the LOC8284313 gene encoding E3 ubiquitin-protein ligase PUB24 — translation MDDIEIPQYFICPISLQIMKDPVTIITGITYDRDSIEQWLFTTKNTICPVTKQSLPKDFDLTPNHTLRRLIQAWCIDNASSGIDRIPTPKPCLDKFHLLKLIKDLHLPRLQMKTLVQLELLAAENDRNRKYMAETGVPKALLLFIVTCFKKGRFDGIQEAVSILRLIRIPPQESRALLSENDQIIESLTWVLRWCSSDNHITIKSHAVSVLKMVSEDASSSVLERLKPEFFETIVGVIREKITQQGINAALKVLSHACPWGRNRIMMVDAGAVFELIELEWRYPEKKTTELILGILFHLCSCADGRAKFLSHRGGIAVVAKRILKVSPAADDRAVLILSLICKFSGTSMVLQEMLNVKAVSKLCMMLQADCAVYLKDKAREILRLHSDEWKNSPCIDASFLTG, via the coding sequence ATGGACGATATTGAAATTCCTCAGTATTTTATATGTCCAATATCTCTGCAAATCATGAAAGACCCAGTAACAATTATAACTGGTATAACATATGATCGTGATAGCATTGAACAGTGGCTATTCACTACCAAAAACACAATCTGTCCTGTCACTAAACAATCTCTACCGAAAGATTTCGATCTAACCCCTAATCATACTTTGCGTAGATTAATCCAAGCTTGGTGTATTGATAATGCTTCGAGTGGTATTGATAGAATCCCCACTCCTAAACCTTGTCTCGACAAATTCCATCTCCTTAAACTTATCAAGGACCTTCATCTTCCTCGGCTTCAAATGAAAACCCTTGTCCAGTTGGAGCTTCTCGCAGCGGAGAACGACAGGAATAGAAAGTATATGGCGGAAACAGGAGTGCCCAAGGCGTTATTGTTGTTTATAGTAACATGTTTCAAGAAAGGTCGATTTGATGGTATTCAAGAAGCAGTTAGTATTCTTCGGTTGATTCGCATTCCTCCACAGGAATCAAGGGCTCTTCTTAGCGAAAACGATCAGATTATTGAATCTTTGACATGGGTTTTAAGGTGGTGCAGTAGCGATAAtcatattactattaaatCTCATGCAGTTTCAGTACTCAAGATGGTTTCTGAAGATGCGAGTTCTAGTGTGTTAGAAAGGCTTAAACCTGAATTTTTTGAAACGATTGTTGGTGTAATtagagagaaaataactcaacaAGGTATTAACGCAGCTCTGAAAGTGTTGTCACATGCTTGTCCTTGGGGAAGAAACAGGATAATGATGGTAGATGCAGGAGCCGTTTTCGAGCTTATCGAACTGGAATGGAGATAcccagaaaagaaaaccacAGAGCTTATTTTGGGGATACTATTTCATCTATGTTCATGTGCTGATGGAAGGGCCAAGTTCTTGAGTCATAGAGGAGGAATTGCTGTGGTAGCAAAGAGGATCTTGAAAGTTTCTCCGGCAGCCGATGACCGAGCAGTTTTAATCCTTTCATTGATATGCAAATTCTCAGGAACAAGCATGGTGCTTCAAGAAATGTTGAATGTTAAAGCTGTGTCAAAGCTTTGTATGATGCTTCAAGCTGATTGTGCTGTTTATTTGAAGGACAAAGCCAGAGAAATCCTAAGATTACATTCTGATGAGTGGAAGAATTCTCCTTGTATTGATGCTTCTTTTTTGACAGGGTAA